The nucleotide window CTTGATGAGAACTTTTCCGCGGGGCGTGAACTTAATGGCGTTGGCGATCAAGTTCTGAAAGACCCGCCGCAACAAGCTGGCATCTGCATAAAGGACCAGGTGGTGCGGGACTTCATTGATGAGCTGGGTGCTGCCCGTTCCAGCCACTGGACGAAGATCATGGATGAGAGCCTCGACGAGAGGCCATAAGTCAAATTCGCGCCGCTCGAGTTTGATGCCGGTTTCTGTTCGGAGATTAATGTTTTCCTCGATGATCTTGTCGACCAGCCTCTGCAGATGCTGGACGTTACGGCCGAGGGTTTTTAACATCTGCGCTGATTCCGCGCGCTCACTCGGTTCCCGGAATGTTACTTCCAAAACTCTTGTCGCCAGCGAAATGGCATTGAGTGGAGTGCGGAGATCGTGCGCCACAAAAGCGAGATACTCTTCCCGGCGTCGCTGCACTTCGAGGGCTCGCTCTGTCGCATAGGTTTGGACGGCCAGGCCAATCGCCTGGTCGAAGACCCGGTTCATAATGTGGAAGGGTTCTCCCTGGAGGCTCAACCCATTCTTTTCGGCGAGATCGTGAATGCAACCGCGCAGGATGTTGTACTCGGCAACGACCTCTTCGAGATCAAACGCTTCCTGGAGACGCTGTAATCCATGGGCCGGGGGGCTGCT belongs to Acidobacteriota bacterium and includes:
- a CDS encoding two-component sensor histidine kinase, with the translated sequence MATLVRQEGAALLSHWRQQVKQLSSAQHLETPALNDHIPHFLEELANALQSQSRETIPEALEGSSPPAHGLQRLQEAFDLEEVVAEYNILRGCIHDLAEKNGLSLQGEPFHIMNRVFDQAIGLAVQTYATERALEVQRRREEYLAFVAHDLRTPLNAISLATRVLEVTFREPSERAESAQMLKTLGRNVQHLQRLVDKIIEENINLRTETGIKLERREFDLWPLVEALIHDLRPVAGTGSTQLINEVPHHLVLYADASLLRRVFQNLIANAIKFTPRGKVLIK